The nucleotide window ACCGCCGGACAGGGCGTCGCGTTGCACCCTGACGGGCACACCTTGGTAGGTCGACTGAAAATAGTGCGTCAGACAGTCCACCTTGTTGAGGTAGACACAGTCGACGGCGTGCATCCTGACGACGTCGTTCAGCGCGGCGAGATCCAGGATGCCGATACGGCGTGGCCGCCCCGTGCCCGTGCCATATTCGCCAGTGAGCATGCGAAGCGCAGTGCCGACATCAAGCGGATCCTGGGACCGCAACAGCATGTCGGGAGAATGACGTTGCGCCTCTTCAATGATCCCCACCCGCGATTGCGACGCCTCATGGCAATACTGCGCGGAACGCTCGCCGCCGAGTTCCGACGGGAACGGACCACGCCCGACGCGCGACATGATGGCCTTGGCCACCCCAATGGTTCGGCGGTGGAATTTCGGCGGCAGGTCGCCGCCCACATACGCATAGGCCGGCACCGTGTGACTCGACGTGACGAAGGGCTGCGTGCCGTCGACGACGTCGAGCAACACCGACTGGGCGCCTTCGAACAACACGCGCCCGCCGGCCATCACGCGACGGGTGAGCCAGCTCCGATCCGGCTCGAGATAGGGACGCAGGGTGTGAGCGACCTTCGGCAGGCTCAACAACAAGTCCGACAGCTCCGCCATCCAGGGGCACGCGCCGCCCTCCGCGTTGATCATGCCCGTGAGCACCCGGCGCATGGCCATCACCGTCTGCGCCTCCCGTTCTAGCAAATCTCCGAACATCAGATTGACGCGCGTATCGTTGCGCACGCGCAAGGCGCGATCGGCGTAGCACGGGCCGATACCGTTGCCGGTCGTGCCGATGGTGTCGCTGCCGCGACGGTCATGCGCAATGTGATGAGG belongs to Pandoraea pnomenusa and includes:
- a CDS encoding adenylosuccinate synthetase, translated to MTSATCNTVSRCSNHASKCAAGYADVLVGLQYGDEGKAKIIDALAPDYDVIGRFNGGANAGHTIDTPFGKIALKQLPSGVFHPHAELYIGSGCAINPWKLADEIEQLHDMGISLEGRLHISARAALVQPHHIAHDRRGSDTIGTTGNGIGPCYADRALRVRNDTRVNLMFGDLLEREAQTVMAMRRVLTGMINAEGGACPWMAELSDLLLSLPKVAHTLRPYLEPDRSWLTRRVMAGGRVLFEGAQSVLLDVVDGTQPFVTSSHTVPAYAYVGGDLPPKFHRRTIGVAKAIMSRVGRGPFPSELGGERSAQYCHEASQSRVGIIEEAQRHSPDMLLRSQDPLDVGTALRMLTGEYGTGTGRPRRIGILDLAALNDVVRMHAVDCVYLNKVDCLTHYFQSTYQGVPVRVQRDALSGGGASELKIYTGLTESAIARSRNGTLDTAMRGFIEFVERHIGAPLAGIGLGPERAGLVSLASHPPTPAPVGEAHG